The following are encoded together in the Zygosaccharomyces rouxii strain CBS732 chromosome C complete sequence genome:
- a CDS encoding ATP-dependent dethiobiotin synthetase BioD (similar to uniprot|P53630 Saccharomyces cerevisiae YNR057C BIO4 Dethiobiotin synthetase catalyzes the third step in the biotin biosynthesis pathway BIO4 is in a cluster of 3 genes (BIO3 BIO4 and BIO5) that mediate biotin synthesis expression appears to be repressed at low iron levels): MKPPVFFVTGTDTDVGKTFISSLLVYKWRANYWKPVQTGIESDIGDTATVSNVLVDDSWKPHLFPPRHQLLKPLSPYEAMDYEPGVNVQLTDFEIPEGTDEHPLVVEGAGGVAVPVTKKMETIVDLIKELSFKCDRPFYIILVARSTLGTINHTFLTLNYLRSNGLGDKILGVVVNGEQNEGNLKVMREFGVNILATVDYHTSMSEALSDIPSFCSLDLAHNDPASTQKN; the protein is encoded by the coding sequence ATGAAACCGCCTGTTTTTTTCGTCACAGGCACAGACACTGATGTTGGCAAAACCTTCATTTCATCGCTACTAGTATACAAATGGAGAGCTAACTACTGGAAACCAGTCCAAACAGGAATTGAATCTGATATTGGTGACACTGCTACGGTCTCTAACGTATTGGTAGACGATTCTTGGAAGCCTCATTTATTTCCCCCACGGCATCAGCTGCTAAAACCATTGTCACCATATGAAGCAATGGACTACGAACCAGGAGTTAATGTACAGCTTacagattttgaaattcctgAAGGCACCGACGAGCACCCTCTTGTTGTAGAAGGGGCGGGTGGAGTCGCCGTTCCAGTTACGAAAAAAATGGAGACCATTGTGGATctcatcaaagaattgagtTTCAAATGCGATCGGCCTTTCTATATCATACTCGTGGCAAGAAGTACACTTGGCACGATAAATCATACGTTTTTGACGTTGAATTACCTTCGTAGTAATGGGCTAGGTGACAAGATCCTTGGGGTTGTTGTAAACGGTGAACAAAACGAGGGAAACCTAAAAGTAATGAGAGAATTTGGAGTGAACATTTTAGCTACCGTCGACTATCATACTTCTATGTCAGAGGCGCTGTCCGATATTCCATCTTTTTGCTCACTTGATCTTGCTCACAACGATCCTGCCTCGACtcaaaagaattag
- a CDS encoding uncharacterized protein (some similarities with uniprot|P36034 Saccharomyces cerevisiae YKL219W COS9) translates to MSIISDETEMDLEKCVQTYEEEEIELPADSSGGKLMYFLAPYFFEKTWIHDIIGSLSNAYASSAARVAYFALRDFYGNKIETTFSDIFSPLWMIIHYFLCFTFSFWNFIDNRKKVNIEKKVLQQLLKEVAEIDLTGDPVAWQRVASRVNHFSKEGGNHYSLFYSGEHCMRFFVREIVKPIECQTYDIRCYQEGSTVVNFWKNPPNKALTERALANYNKCVESFGKLSHTAEKDEFRDGIFEKFHNIFNTSLFYLVIIELGSFMIMMLTFIISMICCAIFNSFATSQ, encoded by the coding sequence ATGAGTATAATAAGTGACGAAActgaaatggatttagaaaagtgTGTACAGACgtatgaagaggaggagaTAGAATTGCCAGCAGACAGTTCTGGTGGAAAGTTGATGTACTTCCTTGCCCCATATTTCTTCGAGAAAACATGGATACATGACATTATCGgttctctttcaaatgcatATGCTTCATCGGCTGCACGTGTAGCGTACTTTGCTCTGCGAGACTTTTATGgtaataaaattgaaacaacATTTTCAGACATATTTTCTCCCTTATGGATGATCATTCATTACTTCCTATGCTTtacattttctttttggaaCTTCATCGACAATAGGAAAAAGGTTAATATTGAGAAAAAAGTGCTCCAACAATTATTGAAGGAAGTGGCTGAAATAGACCTGACCGGGGATCCAGTAGCTTGGCAAAGAGTTGCATCTAGAGTTAATCACTTTTCTAAAGAAGGGGGAAATCattattctcttttctACAGTGGGGAGCATTGTATGCGCTTTTTTGTGAGAGAAATTGTAAAACCAATAGAGTGTCAGACGTACGACATCAGGTGTTATCAAGAAGGAAGTACGGTagtaaatttttggaaaaatccaccaaataaaGCGCTAACTGAGAGAGCACTTGCGAATTATAACAAGTGCgttgaaagttttggtaAATTATCACATACGgcagaaaaagatgaatttagagatGGTATTTTCGAGAAGTTTCATAATATCTTCAACACCTCATTGTTTTACTTGGTGATAATAGAGCTAGGGTCCTTTATGATTATGATGCTGACCTTCATTATCTCGATGATTTGTTGTGccatttttaattcattCGCTACATCTCAATAG
- a CDS encoding uncharacterized protein (no similarity), protein MSNKKKSKSKASESHKRGGRENSPRGQHNPPSPQRNNSITDQQGSENGGTGSGTDGIKLAARLFHNPLFSKRGFKHAKERLKSERTGDSISGVRCGGSICLFFYPWFLTGYSIAGFLYGDKNNSIHVFVYGSPLFVAVPYIIKYLNDVDTLLLSIFEIGEKNLLEYFADPGIRELLLTVFEIVGFIYQLVKGRQNYWIISLGMFGFNLYLVGNTLLIWERKKRPKPVMVDST, encoded by the coding sequence ATGTccaacaaaaagaagagtaagAGTAAGGCCAGCGAGAGCCACAAGCGTGGTGGAAGAGAGAACAGTCCTCGTGGACAACACAACCCCCCCTCACCGCAAAGAAACAACAGTATCACTGATCAGCAAGGAAGCGAGAACGGCGGTACTGGCTCTGGAACAGACGGGATCAAATTAGCCGCTCGCTTGTTCCACAATCCAttgttttccaaaagaggGTTCAAACATGCAAAAGAGAGATTAAAAAGTGAGAGAACAGGTGACTCAATAAGCGGAGTAAGATGTGGAGGCAGCATCTGTCTCTTCTTTTACCCTTGGTTTTTGACAGGATACAGTATCGCCGGTTTTTTATACGGGGACAAAAATAATAGTATACATGTCTTTGTGTATGGCAGTCCACTATTCGTTGCTGTTCCTTATATCATAAAATACCTGAATGATGTCGATACATTGCTTTTAAGCATATTTGAGATTGGGGAGAAGAATTTGCTCGAATATTTCGCAGACCCGGGAATCAGAGAGCTCCTCTTGACTGTTTTTGAGATTGTGGGATTCATTTATCAATTAGTGAAGGGTAGACAAAATTATTGGATCATTTCATTGGGAATGTTCGGTTTTAATCTTTATCTCGTAGGAAATACTTTGCTAATCTgggaaagaaagaaaaggcCAAAACCGGTGATGGTTGACTCGACATGA
- a CDS encoding uncharacterized protein (weakly similar to uniprot|P43542 Saccharomyces cerevisiae YFL062W COS4 Protein of unknown function member of a family of conserved often subtelomerically-encoded proteins), with translation MEFDKESQKPVLPKDLFRNGLTWMFYEMSKHRFPWVISCLCLVAGWVAAQTNFICENMLAMITGALWMLALLLPFSWLHNSKLHPKNMTELVQQVLESNPGLDIEKWDEIANRLNSSFYQEHFWNTPYFFYDGQGLQLVFKANVLRPYPEGKLDDITDTDKTQSANCYLQSLNEKFELLLKNNLPEPVLNSKLPRDTHRYKLFFYPQSLIFGFFICYFQGLTWFMILPEIKRKTLFALIMIMYYQYMSLICYWSLYRFMYPQMDIIQAMKCLAIIAKVNPGKELAKWDQIARYMNQYLAEEEKNGLFKNRFFDGKHCLDFYETCFEPLSFSNSSLAYGELKEIVEIVQPNVNGETN, from the coding sequence atggaattcgataaagaatctcaaaagcCTGTCTTACCCAAGGACCTTTTTAGAAATGGCTTGACATGGATGTTTTATGAAATGTCGAAGCATCGCTTTCCTTGGGTGATCTCGTGTCTATGTCTGGTCGCTGGATGGGTAGCAGCTCAGACGAATTTTATTTGTGAAAATATGCTTGCCATGATTACCGGTGCTCTCTGGATGCTTGCGCTTTTACTCCCCTTTTCATGGCTACACAATTCGAAATTGCATCCCAAGAATATGACAGAATTGGTTCAGCAAGTGTTGGAATCGAATCCTGGTCTTGATATCGAGAAATGGGACGAAATTGCGAATAGATTAAACTCTTCCTTTTACCAAGAACATTTCTGGAATACACCATACTTTTTTTATGATGGTCAAGGTCTCCAACTTGTGTTCAAGGCTAATGTTTTAAGGCCATATCCCGAAGGGAAACTTGACGATATTACCGATACGGACAAGACTCAATCAGCAAATTGTTATTTGCAATCACTAAATGAGAAGtttgaattattattaaagaacaatttgCCAGAACCCGTTTTAAATTCTAAACTACCCAGAGATACCCACAGATATAAACTCTTCTTTTACCCACAAAGTTTGATCTTCGGATTCTTTATTTGCTATTTTCAAGGTCTCACTTGGTTTATGATACTACCAGaaattaaaagaaaaacattGTTCGCCTTGATTATGATCATGTATTACCAGTATATGTCTTTGATATGCTACTGGAGTCTCTATCGTTTTATGTATCCACAGATGGATATAATCCAAGCAATGAAATGCTTGGCGATAATAGCAAAAGTTAACCCTGGAAAAGAACTGGCTAAATGGGACCAAATAGCCAGGTATATGAATCAATATCTAGCTgaggaagagaaaaatggtCTTTTTAAGAATAGATTTTTTGACGGTAAGCATTGCTTGGACTTTTACGAGACTTGCTTTGAGCCTCTTTCCTTCAGCAATAGTTCTTTGGCATACGGCGAGTTAAAAGAGATTGTTGAGATTGTGCAACCAAATGTGAACGGAGAGACAAATTAA